A stretch of Clostridia bacterium DNA encodes these proteins:
- a CDS encoding iron-containing alcohol dehydrogenase: MDLKWFRVPKDIVFGENALEYLATLEGKRATLVTGGHSMKKFGFLAKAQEQLEKAGMEVSIIDGIEPNPSKNTVIRGGKQLSEFNPDWIVAIGGGSALDAAKIMWVYYEYPDTKFEDLIQMKFPKLRTKAKMVAIPSTSGTASEITAFSVITDTDTHIKYPLVSYEMTPDVAILDPAIPAKMPPSITANTGMDVMTHAVEAYVSTSATSYTDPLALEAIRLVIKQLPTAYAKGEDLEARADMHNASTLAGMAFTNSSLGLIHSMAHKIGGEFGITHGLANAILMPYIMDFNRRSTDKFSQLEERLGISDLTQTIRDLNESLDIPHAINAVTEVSITEEDFLKILDRMSQNALNDPCTLTNPRNPSVDDIKTIYKDAFYGNFRINE; the protein is encoded by the coding sequence ATGGATTTAAAATGGTTTCGTGTCCCCAAAGACATCGTGTTTGGTGAAAATGCTTTAGAGTACCTTGCAACGCTTGAAGGTAAACGAGCTACACTAGTAACGGGTGGCCACTCAATGAAGAAATTTGGCTTTCTCGCAAAAGCCCAAGAGCAATTGGAAAAAGCAGGTATGGAAGTTTCCATTATCGACGGTATCGAGCCTAATCCCTCGAAAAATACCGTAATACGTGGGGGAAAACAATTATCTGAATTTAACCCAGATTGGATTGTAGCAATTGGTGGGGGTTCTGCTCTTGATGCGGCCAAAATCATGTGGGTTTACTACGAATATCCCGATACGAAGTTTGAAGATTTGATTCAAATGAAGTTTCCGAAACTTCGTACCAAAGCAAAGATGGTTGCCATTCCTTCTACTAGTGGAACCGCATCGGAGATTACGGCTTTCTCTGTGATTACAGATACAGATACGCACATTAAATACCCTCTGGTTTCCTATGAAATGACGCCCGATGTAGCTATTTTGGATCCCGCAATTCCAGCTAAAATGCCACCAAGTATTACCGCGAATACCGGAATGGATGTAATGACTCACGCGGTCGAGGCTTACGTCTCCACTTCTGCTACAAGCTATACCGACCCCCTAGCTCTTGAAGCCATCCGTTTGGTTATCAAGCAACTACCTACAGCCTATGCTAAAGGAGAGGATCTTGAGGCAAGAGCAGATATGCACAATGCCTCTACACTTGCAGGGATGGCCTTTACCAATTCATCACTTGGACTGATTCATAGTATGGCTCATAAGATTGGTGGAGAGTTTGGTATTACCCATGGTCTAGCCAATGCCATCTTGATGCCCTATATCATGGATTTCAATCGTCGAAGTACAGATAAATTTAGTCAACTTGAAGAACGTCTAGGGATCTCAGACCTCACCCAAACCATACGAGATCTCAATGAAAGCCTAGATATCCCACACGCAATAAATGCGGTTACAGAAGTAAGCATTACGGAGGAAGATTTCCTTAAGATCCTTGATCGTATGAGTCAAAATGCCTTAAACGATCCCTGTACCCTAACCAATCCGAGAAATCCCTCGGTTGACGATATTAAAACAATCTACAAAGATGCATTCTATGGTAATTTCAGAATAAACGAATAA
- a CDS encoding DUF4173 domain-containing protein gives MIQSLLCGLLVSWLLLYYELGLGAFLSVQLLLLLVGYNMAKQGLMNKNWWRKATYIFALSLVFIVRDMLLFKVLTFMALPFAFGLFYVPIKDLSLKMLIPCWVYSVFRPLAEIHLLIKDGSEKLLKGRENVKHILFGLLISAAFLVFVLPLLISSDLVVEALASDFLEGFEITGSLLFRILFTIGLSSYLYAQGQKKMVQYLARKPKSEETLVPETHKKGSLEIVINTFLTVINLVYGLFVYIQIRYLFLMAGTLPEGITYAEYAREGFFQLLLVAVINVVLVAILEFLNQKQLRNQRWLENCTLSMTLMMSISSFYRMHLYESYYGYTSLRMLVFMFLIFLMGLILLLMVYIFSYKKTVLNCLLGFILLYYLGSSLFNIDGFVAKENIARYEENGQIHIYYLTRLSEDARSVVEPFLIEHEDLYAEQYAEQKIGTYDRQDDYPMEGYHEDWRKETNWSSKDGKEPWQAWNRMKTFGNQ, from the coding sequence ATGATACAATCTCTTTTGTGTGGTCTACTTGTGAGTTGGCTATTACTTTACTATGAATTGGGATTGGGTGCTTTTCTTAGTGTCCAGTTGCTTTTGTTGCTAGTTGGATACAATATGGCTAAACAGGGATTGATGAACAAAAACTGGTGGCGAAAGGCTACCTATATTTTTGCCCTAAGTCTCGTGTTTATTGTTAGGGATATGCTACTTTTTAAAGTATTGACCTTTATGGCATTACCATTTGCTTTCGGATTGTTCTATGTACCGATCAAGGATTTGTCTTTGAAAATGCTCATACCGTGTTGGGTCTATTCGGTGTTTCGGCCGTTGGCGGAAATCCATCTTTTAATCAAAGATGGCAGTGAGAAATTGCTGAAGGGAAGAGAAAATGTCAAACATATCCTCTTTGGACTTCTTATTTCTGCCGCATTTTTGGTTTTTGTGCTACCCTTACTAATCTCTTCTGATTTGGTGGTAGAAGCATTGGCTTCAGATTTTTTAGAGGGATTTGAGATAACGGGCAGCTTATTATTCCGTATCCTGTTTACAATCGGTTTGTCGAGCTATCTCTATGCTCAAGGACAAAAAAAGATGGTCCAATATTTGGCTCGCAAACCTAAGTCAGAAGAAACACTGGTGCCGGAAACGCACAAAAAGGGAAGTCTTGAGATTGTAATCAATACCTTTCTTACTGTGATTAACTTAGTATACGGATTATTTGTCTACATTCAGATCCGTTATTTGTTTTTGATGGCAGGTACCTTACCAGAGGGCATCACTTATGCGGAATATGCCCGCGAAGGATTTTTTCAGCTCTTACTAGTAGCCGTGATCAACGTAGTGCTAGTAGCCATATTGGAATTTTTAAACCAAAAACAGCTCCGGAATCAACGATGGCTTGAAAACTGTACCCTGAGCATGACATTGATGATGTCGATATCTTCCTTTTATCGGATGCATCTTTACGAATCATATTATGGTTACACTAGCCTTCGAATGCTGGTTTTTATGTTCTTGATATTTTTGATGGGGCTCATATTGCTTCTTATGGTCTATATTTTTAGCTACAAAAAAACCGTTTTAAACTGTTTGCTAGGCTTTATTCTATTGTACTACCTGGGTTCTTCATTGTTCAATATTGATGGGTTTGTTGCCAAAGAGAACATTGCTCGCTATGAAGAAAATGGACAGATTCATATTTACTATTTGACACGTTTATCTGAGGATGCGAGATCGGTGGTAGAACCCTTTCTAATTGAGCATGAAGACCTTTATGCTGAACAGTATGCTGAACAGAAGATTGGGACTTATGACAGACAAGATGACTATCCAATGGAGGGCTACCACGAAGACTGGAGAAAAGAGACCAACTGGAGTAGTAAAGATGGTAAGGAACCCTGGCAGGCGTGGAATAGGATGAAAACGTTTGGAAATCAGTAG
- a CDS encoding helix-turn-helix transcriptional regulator yields the protein MGKIIINLDVMMARRKKSLKDLAAEVGITNANLSILKNNKAKAVRLQTLEKLCESLKCQPGDLLVYEEEQE from the coding sequence ATGGGAAAAATTATAATTAACCTTGATGTAATGATGGCTAGAAGAAAGAAATCACTGAAAGACCTAGCCGCTGAGGTTGGTATAACCAACGCCAATCTTTCAATATTAAAGAACAATAAGGCCAAGGCTGTTCGTCTACAGACCTTGGAAAAACTCTGTGAATCGCTAAAATGTCAACCTGGAGATTTATTAGTATATGAGGAGGAGCAAGAATGA
- a CDS encoding anaerobic nitric oxide reductase flavorubredoxin — protein MKKKIKNNVDWVGKIDWELRKFHGEEFSTHNGSSYNSYLVREEKTVLIDTVWRPYAKEYVDNLASEVALDEIDYIIVNHGEPDHSGALTELMSRIPETPIYCTANAVKSLKGQYHQDWNFNVVKTGDSLDIGNGKTLTFVEMKMLHWPDSMATYMSGDNILFSNDAFGQHYACEDMFNDLAEPCLLNQEAMKYYANILNPFNKLLKKKLDEIISMNLTIDIIATSHGIIWRDNPMQIVEKYAAWCRDYQENQITIIYDTMWNGTKRIAEKMAEGIRLEDSKTVVKLFNISKEDDNDLATEVFKSKAIAVGSPTVGNNVLRSLSGFLHYLKELKFKNKKGAAFGCYGWSGESPDVIKENLEAAGFEVADNVFKVNWNMSGNLEEEAVEFGKKLVRSTIE, from the coding sequence ATGAAGAAGAAAATAAAAAACAATGTCGATTGGGTTGGTAAGATTGATTGGGAACTTCGGAAATTCCATGGCGAGGAATTTTCAACCCATAATGGTTCCAGCTACAATTCATATTTAGTACGAGAAGAAAAGACCGTGCTAATCGATACGGTATGGCGGCCTTACGCAAAAGAATATGTGGATAATCTGGCATCTGAGGTAGCTCTTGATGAGATTGATTATATTATTGTCAATCACGGAGAGCCAGACCATAGTGGAGCCCTTACTGAATTAATGTCGCGAATTCCGGAAACCCCAATTTACTGTACAGCCAATGCTGTAAAATCCTTGAAAGGACAGTATCACCAGGATTGGAATTTCAATGTGGTCAAAACAGGGGATAGTCTAGATATTGGAAATGGGAAAACCCTTACTTTTGTGGAAATGAAGATGTTACATTGGCCTGACAGTATGGCAACGTATATGAGTGGGGATAATATTCTATTTAGTAATGATGCTTTTGGTCAGCACTATGCGTGCGAGGATATGTTCAACGATTTGGCAGAACCTTGTCTTTTGAACCAAGAAGCAATGAAATATTATGCAAATATTTTAAATCCATTTAATAAGTTACTGAAGAAAAAACTAGATGAAATCATATCAATGAATTTGACAATCGATATTATTGCTACTAGCCACGGTATTATTTGGCGGGATAACCCCATGCAGATTGTAGAAAAATATGCTGCATGGTGCAGAGACTACCAAGAAAATCAGATTACCATAATATACGATACCATGTGGAACGGCACAAAAAGAATTGCAGAAAAAATGGCTGAAGGAATTCGTTTGGAGGATTCTAAAACCGTGGTCAAATTGTTTAATATTTCTAAAGAAGATGACAATGATTTGGCAACTGAGGTATTTAAATCCAAAGCAATAGCGGTTGGCTCTCCAACTGTTGGCAACAATGTTCTTAGATCCTTGTCTGGTTTCTTGCATTATTTGAAGGAACTGAAGTTTAAAAATAAGAAGGGGGCTGCTTTCGGTTGCTATGGTTGGAGCGGAGAAAGCCCTGATGTGATAAAAGAAAATCTTGAAGCTGCTGGATTTGAAGTTGCCGATAATGTTTTCAAGGTTAACTGGAACATGTCTGGTAATTTAGAAGAGGAAGCAGTGGAATTTGGTAAAAAACTTGTAAGAAGTACAATCGAATAA
- a CDS encoding DUF2975 domain-containing protein has translation MIEKISLKAVSTITYALIIFLMLMTTIILGGLPWIIKSIVTVDIGSGYQPIIASPGLYRYFLFFLYTAGVLAFLILNDLRRLFKSCLLEQIFVKENVSLLLRMAILTFLITVLFLTKVFVVNSLMTMAVSFVFFMASVFCLVLTLLFDRAVQYKLENDLTI, from the coding sequence ATGATTGAAAAAATTTCATTAAAAGCTGTATCTACCATTACGTATGCCCTTATTATTTTTTTGATGTTAATGACGACAATAATTTTGGGAGGCTTACCCTGGATTATTAAGAGCATAGTTACCGTTGATATTGGCTCAGGTTATCAGCCAATAATAGCCAGTCCAGGCTTATATCGCTATTTTTTGTTTTTTCTCTATACTGCAGGCGTACTTGCTTTTCTGATATTGAATGATCTTAGGCGCCTTTTTAAAAGTTGCTTGCTTGAGCAAATATTTGTCAAAGAAAATGTGAGTTTGCTGCTACGAATGGCCATTTTAACGTTTCTGATAACCGTGCTCTTTTTGACGAAAGTGTTTGTGGTTAATTCCTTAATGACAATGGCAGTATCCTTTGTCTTCTTTATGGCATCCGTATTCTGCTTGGTACTCACCTTACTATTCGATAGGGCAGTCCAGTATAAGTTGGAAAACGACTTAACCATTTAG
- a CDS encoding 8-oxoguanine deaminase, with amino-acid sequence MKKILIKNCKTIITCDDANHQLWGEDILISDGFIREIGVNLSDDSADVIDASSMLVFPGLVNSHHHFYQVLTRNIPSIQKLELFDWLIWLYERWKHLTPDMVYASSMVAMGELVKYGCTTMVDHHYVFPKGMVGLTDRQFQASDELGVRLHACRGSMSRGKSDGGLPPDILVQPAADILEDSQRVIEKFHDDKRGSFHQVILAPCSPFSVDSEILKESAKLGRAYGVKLHTHLTETKDEEAYTLDVLGMRPLEYMQSVDWIGDDVFFAHGIYFNDAELKLLADTKTGIAHCPVSNMKLSSGIARIAEMQDLGVPVGLGVDGSASNDCSNLLAEIRIAYLLQRLKYKEKSPYAEDILRMATRGGANLLGRTDIGSLERGKCADLFLIDVDKVDYSGCLDNPAAIPGVVGINRPVDMTIVGGEIIYKDGKLTKIDEQKFVKSVNEYSKQLR; translated from the coding sequence ATGAAAAAAATACTGATTAAGAACTGTAAGACAATTATTACTTGCGATGATGCGAATCACCAACTTTGGGGCGAAGATATTCTAATAAGCGATGGATTTATTCGTGAAATCGGCGTAAACCTGAGTGATGATAGTGCAGACGTAATCGATGCGAGTAGTATGCTAGTTTTTCCTGGTCTAGTTAATTCTCACCACCATTTTTACCAAGTGCTTACAAGAAACATACCTAGTATTCAGAAGCTAGAACTATTTGATTGGCTGATTTGGCTCTATGAGAGGTGGAAACACCTTACGCCGGATATGGTCTATGCTTCATCTATGGTGGCGATGGGGGAATTGGTCAAATACGGTTGCACCACGATGGTGGATCATCATTATGTGTTTCCCAAAGGTATGGTAGGACTCACAGATAGACAATTTCAAGCATCTGACGAGCTGGGGGTGCGTTTGCATGCTTGCCGGGGTAGTATGTCACGTGGTAAATCGGATGGTGGGCTACCACCAGATATCTTAGTACAACCAGCAGCGGATATCTTGGAAGATAGCCAAAGGGTTATAGAAAAATTTCATGACGATAAAAGAGGATCATTCCATCAGGTGATTTTGGCCCCTTGTTCTCCTTTCTCAGTGGATAGTGAAATATTAAAGGAAAGTGCGAAGTTGGGTAGAGCATACGGCGTTAAATTACATACTCATCTTACCGAAACCAAGGATGAGGAAGCCTATACGCTTGATGTTTTGGGCATGAGACCTTTGGAGTATATGCAGAGTGTGGATTGGATTGGAGACGATGTATTTTTTGCCCATGGGATATATTTTAATGATGCGGAACTAAAATTGTTGGCTGACACTAAGACGGGTATCGCTCATTGTCCAGTATCCAATATGAAACTTTCATCTGGGATTGCTCGTATTGCTGAAATGCAGGATTTGGGTGTTCCGGTTGGATTGGGCGTAGATGGTAGTGCCTCAAATGATTGTTCCAACCTACTGGCAGAGATACGAATTGCATACTTATTGCAACGTCTGAAATACAAAGAGAAGTCTCCCTATGCGGAGGATATTCTTCGTATGGCGACCAGGGGTGGAGCGAATCTTTTAGGCAGAACCGATATTGGTTCTCTAGAAAGAGGAAAATGCGCTGATCTGTTTTTGATTGACGTAGATAAGGTGGATTATTCTGGTTGCCTGGATAACCCAGCTGCGATTCCTGGCGTGGTTGGTATCAATAGACCGGTAGACATGACCATCGTTGGTGGAGAAATTATTTATAAGGATGGAAAACTGACTAAGATAGATGAGCAAAAATTTGTAAAAAGTGTGAATGAATACTCCAAGCAACTGCGTTAA
- a CDS encoding DUF4825 domain-containing protein, translating to MSDLFLKILNMSITGTYVIMAVLLIRILLQKMPSIFSYLLWMPVLFRLLCPVSFKSAYSFLGAITRNTSYIPTNIIYQNTPSINVGISPVNEIINRSLPVATPTASVNPMGIMIWFASQVWILGVLLLLAYGLISYFLLARKVRFATRVSDGIYESNKVESPFVLGLIKPKVYLPMNMNPSDMRYVLAHESIHIKRKDYLVKQLAFLTVALHWFNPLVHVAFRVLNKDIEMSCDEAVMRKMNLAEKKGYSTSLLNLSLHRKNSMMPLAFGESNIKSRIRNILSFRKPATVLVIITMLLLTTACIGLLGDPVSELDSREEWIQELLSNRTPYLGDASKVGGIASQLHYPEGLLYQGVRLETDSVPYSVSVRLKESDGNIEQFLDPNFYVESTLILFSLIENVDEVEYELNTEEKHYTATFTREMFSSQMAQELYRYSESEESFASFLEDMEDKNFLIPEAGFTVFYDGIEEAFQKIILSSQAPSNPNDYVSAYPDEVTYLVSQGDDTLRYIYTQFELGEQDGFMGQLYKAIAEEILDGEYVDYAEDTPPQYWYDLMKSSMQAVATQHSLGYVQNLYPKASLMLNAFNYYYANDMVMYADSMVEIGGLKLDYERGNVLGLDILTPQDQEQMLFRAVMFCKEGLNHNLEGMKRFTAASFTENDLETKWKLEQNQTFPIGVRGPNMLDDGEFQVFVQINELQTADVRFLLIEGEPRIIDVNVFLR from the coding sequence ATGAGTGATTTGTTTTTGAAAATTCTCAACATGAGCATCACTGGGACCTATGTGATTATGGCGGTCTTATTGATTCGCATCCTTTTACAGAAGATGCCCAGTATCTTTTCGTATCTGCTCTGGATGCCTGTGCTATTTCGCTTACTTTGTCCAGTTAGTTTTAAAAGTGCCTATAGCTTTTTGGGTGCAATCACCAGGAATACCAGCTATATACCGACCAATATTATTTATCAAAATACACCAAGCATCAATGTGGGTATCAGTCCCGTGAATGAGATTATTAATCGCTCACTACCGGTGGCAACTCCGACTGCTAGCGTTAATCCGATGGGGATTATGATTTGGTTTGCCTCTCAAGTTTGGATTCTAGGGGTTCTGCTTCTGCTTGCATATGGGCTAATAAGCTATTTCTTGCTGGCAAGAAAAGTTCGTTTTGCAACCCGTGTTTCGGATGGTATTTATGAATCAAATAAGGTAGAATCTCCCTTTGTATTGGGTTTAATCAAGCCTAAAGTGTATCTACCTATGAACATGAATCCCTCGGATATGCGATATGTTTTGGCCCATGAATCGATTCACATCAAACGAAAGGACTATCTAGTAAAACAGCTGGCCTTTTTAACTGTAGCCTTGCATTGGTTTAACCCCCTAGTTCATGTTGCTTTCCGGGTTCTGAATAAAGATATTGAGATGTCTTGCGATGAGGCGGTAATGCGCAAGATGAACCTAGCTGAAAAAAAAGGATATTCTACTTCTCTTTTAAACTTATCCTTGCATCGTAAAAATAGTATGATGCCCTTGGCTTTCGGTGAGAGCAATATCAAGTCCAGAATTAGAAACATTCTTTCATTCAGGAAACCAGCAACCGTGCTAGTAATTATAACGATGTTGCTATTAACAACAGCTTGTATAGGCCTTTTGGGAGACCCGGTATCAGAACTAGATAGTAGGGAAGAGTGGATACAGGAACTTCTTTCGAACCGAACGCCTTATCTAGGCGATGCATCTAAGGTCGGAGGCATTGCGAGCCAGCTTCACTATCCGGAAGGTCTCCTCTACCAGGGTGTGCGCCTTGAGACGGATTCCGTGCCATATAGCGTTAGCGTACGTCTGAAAGAAAGCGATGGAAATATTGAACAGTTTTTAGATCCGAACTTCTATGTGGAATCTACGTTGATTCTGTTCAGCCTGATTGAGAACGTTGATGAAGTTGAATACGAATTGAATACTGAGGAGAAGCATTACACGGCGACCTTTACTAGAGAAATGTTTAGCTCTCAGATGGCACAAGAACTTTATCGCTATTCAGAAAGTGAAGAAAGTTTTGCAAGTTTTCTTGAAGACATGGAGGATAAGAATTTCTTGATACCGGAGGCGGGATTCACAGTATTCTATGATGGTATTGAGGAAGCTTTTCAGAAGATTATACTTTCCTCTCAAGCACCTAGCAATCCGAATGATTATGTAAGTGCTTACCCCGATGAGGTAACCTATCTGGTGAGCCAAGGGGATGATACACTTAGATACATCTACACCCAATTTGAGCTAGGTGAACAAGACGGCTTTATGGGACAACTGTATAAAGCCATAGCTGAAGAAATACTAGACGGTGAATATGTTGATTATGCGGAAGACACACCGCCTCAATACTGGTATGACCTTATGAAATCAAGTATGCAAGCGGTGGCTACGCAACATAGCTTAGGCTATGTACAAAATCTGTATCCGAAGGCTTCGTTAATGCTCAATGCGTTTAATTACTATTATGCCAATGATATGGTTATGTATGCTGATTCTATGGTGGAAATAGGGGGGCTCAAGCTTGATTATGAGCGCGGAAATGTCCTAGGGTTGGATATTTTGACACCACAAGATCAAGAACAAATGCTATTTAGAGCGGTGATGTTTTGTAAGGAAGGATTGAATCATAACTTGGAGGGCATGAAAAGATTCACAGCCGCATCTTTTACTGAAAATGATCTAGAGACAAAGTGGAAGCTAGAGCAAAACCAGACGTTCCCGATTGGAGTACGTGGACCCAATATGCTTGATGATGGGGAGTTTCAGGTTTTTGTACAGATAAATGAATTGCAAACTGCAGATGTACGTTTTCTTCTAATCGAGGGTGAGCCTAGAATTATTGATGTTAATGTATTCTTACGCTAA
- a CDS encoding uroporphyrinogen decarboxylase produces MKRNGKEIIAKVMRHETMNEIPWVPFAGVHAGFLKGYAADEVLQDKDKLVESLLEVNEKYQPDGQPVCFDLQLEAEILGCDLKWAKNCPPSVISHVFADTDELPEPNIEPTQGRLPLVLEATRELKEKVGSHTAIYGLYCGPFTLASHLRGTKLFMDMIMNPDYMLKLMDFCTKLAIQMNKMYVDAGCDVVAPVDPLISQISPKHFQAYCSEPYKEIFKDIRKQNRFSAFFVCGNAIKNIAVMCQTEPDAVSVDENLDMVEAKKITDEYNVVLGGNIPLTTAMLYGNQQDNMQYVVDLIDKIDVTKNFIMSPGCDMPYNVPITNGIAATQATLDPDTARKLVENYTKIDVTEGIEVDLPDYENLDKPLVELFTLDPTACAACTYMLAAADGAKAIIGEEDVDWGDYRYNKLEDIARIAKVGCKNLPSIYINGKLRYDSLIPTVEELVEVIRKEL; encoded by the coding sequence ATGAAGAGAAATGGGAAAGAAATTATTGCTAAAGTGATGCGACATGAGACCATGAATGAAATCCCATGGGTACCTTTTGCAGGTGTTCACGCTGGATTTTTAAAAGGGTATGCAGCTGATGAAGTACTACAGGACAAAGACAAGTTGGTGGAATCTTTGCTGGAAGTAAACGAAAAGTATCAACCAGATGGCCAACCAGTATGCTTTGATCTTCAATTGGAAGCTGAAATTTTAGGCTGTGATTTGAAGTGGGCAAAAAACTGTCCTCCTAGTGTTATCAGTCATGTTTTTGCAGACACAGATGAACTTCCTGAACCCAACATTGAGCCTACCCAAGGCCGTCTGCCGTTGGTTTTAGAAGCTACTCGTGAGTTGAAGGAAAAAGTTGGAAGTCACACTGCAATTTATGGCCTGTATTGTGGCCCATTCACATTGGCATCACATTTAAGAGGAACCAAGTTATTCATGGATATGATTATGAATCCTGATTACATGCTGAAGCTTATGGATTTTTGCACAAAGCTAGCTATCCAAATGAACAAGATGTATGTTGATGCGGGATGTGATGTGGTTGCTCCGGTGGACCCCTTAATTTCACAGATATCGCCTAAGCATTTTCAAGCTTATTGTTCAGAACCCTATAAAGAAATATTCAAAGATATCCGAAAACAGAATAGATTTTCAGCATTTTTCGTTTGTGGCAATGCCATTAAGAATATTGCTGTAATGTGCCAAACTGAGCCAGATGCAGTTTCTGTGGATGAAAACTTAGATATGGTAGAAGCCAAGAAGATTACAGACGAGTACAATGTGGTATTGGGTGGTAACATCCCATTAACTACTGCTATGCTTTATGGTAATCAACAAGACAATATGCAGTATGTAGTAGATTTAATCGATAAGATTGATGTAACTAAAAATTTCATCATGTCTCCAGGCTGTGATATGCCATACAATGTACCCATTACCAATGGCATAGCAGCAACTCAAGCTACATTAGACCCTGATACAGCAAGAAAACTAGTCGAAAACTATACCAAGATTGATGTGACTGAAGGAATAGAAGTTGACTTACCGGATTATGAGAATCTAGATAAACCGTTGGTTGAGCTATTCACGCTGGATCCGACTGCTTGTGCGGCTTGTACATATATGTTGGCAGCTGCTGATGGCGCAAAAGCGATTATTGGTGAAGAGGATGTGGACTGGGGTGACTACCGGTACAATAAGCTAGAGGATATCGCCAGGATTGCTAAAGTGGGTTGTAAAAATCTACCCAGTATTTACATTAATGGAAAACTAAGATATGACTCATTAATACCTACTGTAGAAGAATTGGTCGAAGTTATTCGAAAAGAATTATAA
- a CDS encoding BlaI/MecI/CopY family transcriptional regulator produces METLHDAEFKFMNLVWDNEPINSTELARICQEKLGWKKSTSYNMIRKLGKKEFLQNNEAIVVSLVARRDVRCRESKSVVKHTFGGSLPAFVAAYLDGKKLSIKEAEELSRLIEEARDE; encoded by the coding sequence ATGGAAACATTACACGATGCTGAATTTAAATTTATGAATTTAGTTTGGGATAATGAACCAATAAATTCAACAGAATTGGCTCGAATTTGCCAAGAAAAATTGGGATGGAAGAAATCGACAAGTTACAATATGATTCGAAAATTAGGCAAAAAAGAGTTTTTGCAGAACAATGAAGCCATAGTAGTTTCCCTAGTGGCCAGAAGGGACGTAAGATGTAGGGAGAGCAAATCCGTGGTGAAGCATACTTTTGGTGGCTCTTTACCTGCCTTTGTAGCGGCTTATTTAGACGGTAAAAAACTATCGATCAAGGAGGCGGAGGAACTAAGTCGCTTAATTGAGGAGGCAAGAGATGAGTGA
- a CDS encoding cupin domain-containing protein — protein MLETIYKYSTTNDKAVEKLIMDDNVNYIHMVFNNGEGLPEHFSNSNVYMNVIRGRLSLQLDDQELHEYEKGTLLKIPYNIKMNVRNFHDETLELIVVKAPAPHKYSAMQDS, from the coding sequence ATGTTGGAAACTATTTACAAATACAGTACAACAAATGACAAGGCTGTCGAGAAACTGATTATGGATGATAATGTAAATTATATTCATATGGTATTCAATAACGGAGAGGGCCTGCCAGAACATTTTTCCAATTCAAATGTTTATATGAATGTAATACGGGGAAGGCTGTCTCTTCAGTTGGATGATCAGGAGCTGCATGAGTATGAAAAAGGTACACTACTAAAGATTCCATATAATATTAAGATGAATGTTAGAAATTTTCATGATGAAACCTTAGAACTAATTGTGGTAAAGGCTCCAGCACCACACAAGTATTCAGCTATGCAGGATTCGTAA